A genome region from Natronosalvus rutilus includes the following:
- a CDS encoding GAF domain-containing protein encodes MTDTVLYVTAPDAGPSADTTRSEGVLELERELERVGPRSSVECVESIEALDERVAAADCVVFEEDATGDAPPIGTVAVACTGTPLIYYGDPDHTIEADSRVDSTSIRAFEGVDGFVRRTDDSAVHLADEIAWQCGRQPRQSTAIATSDESGDRPKVARLHQMTTRLVACRSEERLLDLAIESAEDILGFDASSISLAEERDGETKLVIRAGSDEFDDISRAHDLSEGILGKTYREQRSFLLKEVADHPDARPHEDGYRSAISVPIEEFGVFQAISTDERAYDESDLEFAELLVTYVAQTLSRLRVAETLRERRERLTRLHEGTTKIVGTTDEATVYERALETTETVLELDICVFLSADLESEELVPEAYSDTMDERLARRVPLDHGIVGETYQQGEPSIIDEVVIEDPEIKGLERFKSAMTVPLGEYGVFQAVSEQSHAFDDVDLELAELLCAHVTEAIGRARAEASLVEERDRLSALFDNVPDPAVQYHLSDGEPTVRAVNDRFEEVFGFDTETVLHEDVDDYIIPPGYEDEAQQLNEALFAGETLRVVTRRRTATDVRDFLVNVVPLTAGERSVEGYAIYTDITDQKRHERALTAKNERLDEFASIVSHDLRNPLNVAQGYLELLGETGDQSHLGEIDDALDRMDELIERLLTLSRRGDVIDDTEPLEIHAVATEAWSAVDTARATLQLGENQPLEADRARLREALENLFRNSVEHGSSGSGGDRNGDANDLTITVGALEDGFFVADDGVGIPPDARQSVFETGYTTASDGTGFGLNIVDQIARAHGWIVEVTDSEAGGARFEFREGSPEDAASEPVPESTGSTDHRHPDLEPPADGGDPSA; translated from the coding sequence ATGACCGATACCGTCCTCTACGTAACTGCTCCCGATGCCGGGCCGTCGGCCGATACGACCAGGTCCGAAGGCGTTCTCGAACTCGAACGCGAACTCGAGCGGGTAGGCCCGCGGTCGTCCGTCGAGTGCGTCGAATCGATCGAGGCCCTCGACGAGCGCGTCGCCGCTGCCGACTGCGTCGTCTTCGAGGAGGACGCGACCGGTGACGCGCCGCCGATCGGAACCGTCGCCGTTGCCTGTACTGGAACGCCGCTCATCTATTACGGTGATCCCGACCACACCATCGAGGCCGACTCGCGCGTCGATTCCACCTCGATCCGCGCCTTCGAGGGCGTCGACGGGTTCGTTCGCCGGACCGACGACTCGGCGGTTCACCTGGCCGACGAGATCGCCTGGCAGTGCGGACGGCAGCCGCGACAGTCGACGGCGATCGCCACGTCGGACGAAAGTGGCGACCGTCCGAAGGTCGCTCGCCTCCACCAGATGACCACTCGCCTCGTCGCGTGTCGCTCCGAGGAACGCCTCCTCGACCTCGCCATCGAGTCGGCCGAAGACATCCTCGGATTCGACGCGTCGTCGATCTCGCTCGCCGAAGAGCGAGACGGCGAGACGAAACTGGTGATTCGAGCTGGATCGGACGAATTCGACGACATCTCACGAGCACACGATCTCTCGGAGGGAATCCTCGGCAAGACATACCGGGAACAACGCTCGTTCCTGCTCAAGGAGGTGGCGGATCACCCCGACGCCCGTCCACACGAGGACGGCTACCGATCGGCGATTAGCGTCCCGATCGAGGAGTTCGGCGTCTTTCAGGCGATCTCGACCGACGAACGCGCCTACGACGAGTCCGACCTCGAGTTCGCCGAGTTGCTCGTGACGTACGTCGCCCAGACGCTCAGTCGCCTCCGCGTCGCGGAGACGTTACGCGAACGGCGCGAGCGCCTGACCAGGCTCCACGAGGGGACGACCAAAATCGTCGGCACGACCGACGAGGCGACGGTCTACGAGCGCGCGCTCGAGACGACGGAGACGGTGCTCGAACTCGACATCTGCGTCTTCCTCTCGGCGGACCTCGAGTCAGAGGAGCTCGTCCCCGAAGCCTACTCGGACACGATGGACGAGCGGTTGGCCAGGCGCGTCCCCCTCGACCACGGAATCGTCGGCGAGACCTACCAGCAGGGCGAGCCGTCGATCATCGACGAAGTCGTGATCGAGGACCCGGAAATCAAGGGCCTGGAACGATTCAAGTCGGCTATGACCGTGCCCCTCGGGGAGTACGGCGTCTTCCAGGCAGTCTCCGAGCAGTCACACGCCTTCGACGACGTCGACCTCGAGCTGGCGGAACTCCTGTGTGCCCACGTGACCGAAGCCATCGGCAGGGCGCGGGCCGAAGCCAGCCTCGTCGAGGAACGGGATCGGCTCTCGGCGCTGTTCGACAACGTCCCCGACCCTGCCGTCCAGTATCACCTCTCGGACGGCGAACCGACCGTCCGGGCGGTCAACGACCGATTCGAGGAGGTCTTCGGGTTCGACACCGAGACCGTTCTGCACGAGGACGTCGACGACTACATCATCCCGCCGGGGTACGAGGACGAAGCACAGCAACTCAACGAGGCGCTGTTCGCCGGCGAAACCCTGCGCGTGGTCACGCGGCGGCGAACCGCAACCGACGTTCGGGACTTCCTGGTCAACGTCGTCCCCCTCACTGCCGGCGAACGAAGCGTCGAGGGGTACGCCATCTACACCGACATCACCGACCAGAAGCGCCACGAACGCGCGCTCACGGCGAAGAACGAGCGCTTGGACGAGTTCGCCAGCATCGTCAGCCACGACCTCCGGAACCCGCTCAACGTCGCCCAGGGCTACCTCGAGTTGCTCGGCGAGACTGGCGATCAGTCCCACCTCGGGGAGATCGACGACGCACTCGATCGGATGGACGAACTCATCGAACGACTGCTCACGCTCTCGCGACGCGGCGACGTGATCGACGACACCGAGCCCCTCGAGATTCACGCGGTGGCGACGGAGGCCTGGTCGGCAGTCGACACCGCCAGGGCGACGCTGCAACTCGGCGAGAACCAGCCGCTCGAGGCCGACCGGGCGCGACTTCGGGAAGCGCTCGAGAACCTGTTTCGAAATTCGGTGGAACACGGCTCAAGCGGATCCGGTGGGGACCGAAACGGCGACGCGAACGACCTGACTATCACCGTCGGTGCCCTCGAGGACGGCTTCTTCGTCGCCGACGACGGCGTCGGCATCCCGCCGGATGCGCGCCAGTCGGTGTTCGAAACGGGGTACACGACCGCCAGCGACGGGACCGGCTTCGGGCTGAACATCGTCGACCAAATCGCCCGCGCTCACGGGTGGATCGTCGAGGTTACCGACAGCGAGGCGGGCGGTGCGCGGTTCGAGTTCCGGGAAGGGTCGCCCGAGGACGCTGCGTCGGAACCGGTTCCCGAGTCCACTGGCAGTACCGACCACCGCCACCCCGACCTCGAGCCACCGGCCGACGGCGGTGACCCGTCGGCGTAG
- a CDS encoding replication factor C small subunit, with protein MSEDESEPSPGDAESTGQAESVAGRTEVWIEKYRPETLDEIKGHENIVPRLVSYVEQNDLPNLMFSGPAGTGKTTAAQAVARELYGEDWRENFLELNASDERGIDVVRDRIKNFARSSFGGYNYRIIFLDEADALTSDAQSALRRTMEQFSHNTRFILSCNYSSQIIDPIQSRCAVFRFTELSDDAVEAQVREIADAEGIEVTDDGVDALVYAAAGDMRKAINGLQAAAVMGDAVDEEGVFAITATARPEEVEEMVEKAIAGDFTAARATLDSLLTDRGLAGGDVIDQLHRSAWEFDLEELATVRLLERLGEVDYRITEGANERLQLEAMLASLALEE; from the coding sequence ATGAGCGAAGACGAGTCCGAGCCGTCGCCTGGCGACGCCGAGTCGACAGGCCAGGCGGAGTCGGTCGCCGGGCGAACCGAGGTCTGGATCGAGAAGTACCGGCCCGAGACGTTAGACGAGATCAAGGGCCACGAGAACATCGTCCCCCGACTGGTGAGCTACGTCGAGCAAAACGACCTGCCGAACCTCATGTTCTCGGGGCCGGCCGGCACCGGCAAGACCACCGCAGCACAGGCCGTCGCCCGCGAACTCTACGGCGAGGACTGGCGTGAGAACTTCCTCGAGCTGAACGCCTCCGACGAGCGCGGCATCGACGTCGTCAGAGACCGAATCAAGAACTTCGCTCGCTCGAGTTTCGGCGGCTACAACTACCGCATCATCTTCCTGGACGAGGCCGACGCGCTGACGAGCGACGCCCAGTCCGCCCTACGCCGGACCATGGAGCAGTTCTCCCACAACACGCGCTTCATCCTCTCGTGTAACTACTCGAGCCAGATCATCGATCCGATCCAGTCTCGCTGCGCCGTCTTCCGCTTCACGGAACTCTCTGACGACGCCGTCGAGGCACAGGTGCGCGAAATCGCCGACGCCGAGGGTATCGAGGTAACCGACGACGGCGTCGACGCGCTCGTCTACGCCGCCGCGGGCGACATGCGCAAGGCGATCAACGGCCTGCAGGCCGCGGCCGTCATGGGCGACGCCGTCGACGAGGAGGGCGTCTTCGCCATCACCGCGACTGCTCGCCCCGAGGAGGTCGAGGAGATGGTCGAGAAGGCCATCGCGGGCGACTTCACCGCCGCCAGGGCCACCCTCGATTCGCTGCTCACCGACCGCGGGCTGGCCGGCGGCGACGTAATCGATCAACTCCACCGGTCGGCCTGGGAGTTCGATCTCGAGGAACTGGCCACGGTGCGCCTGCTCGAGCGTCTGGGGGAAGTGGACTACCGGATCACGGAGGGGGCGAACGAGCGGCTGCAACTCGAGGCCATGCTGGCGTCGCTGGCGCTCGAGGAGTGA
- a CDS encoding bactofilin family protein produces MSTESQFSTRIVAIAVATLLVLALVPGVALAQSGTGVGGNIVVSEGETVDEVNAVSGNVIVEGTVTGDVNAVSGNVIVAEGGEVRGDVNAVGGTVQIDGRVAGDVAAAAGTLEVGEGGTVDGALEAGAGTVTIDGTVAGDATIGADTITLGESAAIGGNLRYDGDLQGNTDAVAGEITQDSSLGVDLAPVILPLASWIAAAYALAANLLLGVVLLALFPGFSDGVAARVASDPVRTGVIGLAVLIGVPILLFAVALTVIGIPLSLVGALAFAFLVWVGVVYGRFAVAAWALSFADVHNRWLALVVGLVAGALIGLVPFVGWFLNLLVTLLGLGALVGGLLAHRRRVRQSATDAGRPEPGDAAT; encoded by the coding sequence ATGTCAACAGAATCACAATTCTCGACTCGTATCGTCGCAATCGCCGTCGCGACGCTGCTCGTCCTCGCGCTCGTTCCCGGCGTAGCGCTGGCCCAGTCGGGAACCGGCGTCGGCGGCAACATCGTCGTCAGCGAGGGCGAAACCGTCGACGAGGTCAACGCCGTCTCGGGGAACGTGATCGTCGAGGGGACCGTCACCGGCGACGTGAACGCCGTCTCCGGAAACGTGATCGTTGCCGAGGGCGGCGAGGTTCGCGGGGACGTCAACGCCGTCGGCGGGACGGTCCAGATCGACGGCCGCGTCGCCGGCGACGTCGCGGCCGCCGCCGGAACCCTCGAGGTCGGCGAGGGCGGTACCGTCGACGGCGCGCTCGAGGCCGGTGCCGGGACGGTAACCATCGACGGCACGGTCGCGGGCGATGCGACGATCGGCGCTGATACGATTACCCTCGGGGAGTCGGCGGCCATCGGGGGGAATCTCCGGTACGACGGCGACCTGCAGGGGAACACCGACGCCGTCGCGGGCGAGATTACCCAGGACTCGTCGCTCGGCGTCGACCTCGCACCCGTGATCCTCCCGCTGGCCTCGTGGATCGCGGCCGCCTATGCGCTCGCGGCGAACCTGCTGCTGGGTGTGGTCCTGCTCGCGCTCTTCCCCGGGTTTTCGGACGGGGTCGCTGCTCGAGTCGCGTCGGATCCGGTTAGAACGGGGGTGATCGGACTCGCGGTCCTGATCGGCGTACCGATCCTCCTGTTCGCGGTCGCGCTGACCGTGATCGGCATCCCGCTCTCGCTGGTGGGAGCGCTGGCGTTCGCCTTCCTCGTCTGGGTCGGGGTGGTCTACGGTCGATTCGCCGTCGCCGCGTGGGCGCTCTCGTTCGCTGACGTCCACAACCGCTGGCTCGCACTGGTGGTCGGCCTGGTCGCCGGCGCCCTCATCGGGCTGGTGCCGTTCGTCGGCTGGTTCCTGAACCTGCTGGTCACGCTCCTCGGCCTTGGAGCGCTCGTCGGCGGGCTACTCGCGCATCGTCGTCGGGTCAGACAGTCGGCCACCGACGCCGGTCGCCCGGAGCCCGGCGACGCCGCCACGTGA
- the samp2 gene encoding ubiquitin-like small modifier protein SAMP2, whose translation MTDRVTVDVKGEGTRELEFAALEHDGDVPTYTDALAAVDLSPHEVSVLVDGRPVPEDQPIDSETMTVLRLIKGG comes from the coding sequence ATGACAGACCGCGTAACCGTCGACGTCAAAGGCGAGGGAACTCGCGAACTCGAGTTCGCGGCCCTCGAGCACGACGGCGACGTTCCCACCTACACCGACGCCCTCGCCGCCGTGGACCTCAGCCCCCACGAGGTGAGCGTCCTGGTCGACGGTCGTCCGGTGCCTGAGGATCAGCCGATCGACAGCGAGACGATGACCGTCCTGCGGTTGATCAAGGGCGGGTAG
- the surE gene encoding 5'/3'-nucleotidase SurE — protein MSARPAVLLTNDDGIDATGIRALYDALEPVADVTMVAPADDRSGISRSDSGTFTVEERTEGYAVHGTPVDCVHFGRGKLEREFDVVVSGCNDSPNLGAHKIERSGTVCAAIEAGFLGLPGIALSLYDSVTGSREFGRDEYADAERITRYLVRETLELGDRRPFDYLNVNVPAGESDPRIRITEPTYHFDVRIDERPDGTYRAWDHFYDPLDPSVDVDLTDPVGTDRRAVADGEVSITPLFVDHRTPEPDALESLASGYSSDGESRR, from the coding sequence ATGTCCGCCCGACCGGCCGTGTTGCTGACGAACGACGACGGGATCGACGCGACTGGAATCCGGGCGCTTTACGACGCACTCGAGCCAGTCGCGGACGTGACGATGGTCGCACCCGCCGACGACCGGAGCGGCATCTCCCGGAGTGACTCCGGAACGTTCACCGTCGAGGAACGAACCGAGGGCTACGCCGTCCACGGAACGCCGGTCGACTGCGTCCACTTCGGACGGGGCAAACTCGAGCGAGAGTTCGACGTCGTCGTCTCCGGCTGTAACGACAGCCCCAACCTCGGCGCGCACAAGATCGAGCGCTCGGGGACGGTCTGTGCGGCCATCGAGGCCGGCTTCCTCGGCCTGCCGGGGATCGCCCTCTCGCTGTACGATTCCGTGACGGGGAGCCGCGAGTTCGGGCGGGACGAGTACGCTGACGCTGAGCGGATTACCCGATACCTGGTCCGGGAAACCCTCGAGCTCGGCGACCGACGGCCGTTCGACTACCTCAACGTCAACGTGCCCGCCGGCGAGTCCGACCCGCGGATCAGGATCACGGAACCCACCTACCACTTCGACGTGCGGATCGACGAGCGACCGGACGGCACCTACCGCGCCTGGGATCACTTCTACGACCCATTGGATCCCAGCGTGGACGTCGATCTGACCGATCCCGTCGGCACCGACCGTCGGGCCGTCGCCGACGGCGAGGTGTCGATCACGCCGCTGTTCGTCGACCACCGGACGCCCGAGCCCGACGCGCTCGAGTCGCTGGCGAGCGGGTACTCGAGCGACGGTGAGAGCCGTCGCTAG
- the ileS gene encoding isoleucine--tRNA ligase, protein MSRFEEVDDQYDPHALEERVFDYWDEVDAYERTKQHRADGESFFFVDGPPYTSGAAHMGTTWNKSLKDLYIRFKRMQGYDVTDRPGYDMHGLPIETKVEEELGFENKKDIEAYGEEKFIQACKEYADEQLEGLQSDFKSFGVWMDWDDPYKTVNPEYMEAAWWGFSKATERGLVEQGQRSISQCPRCETGLANNEVEYEDVEDPSIYVKFDLVDREGSIVIWTTTPWTIPANAFTAVDPDLEYVGVRAEREGESEVLYVAEACLEGVLKKGRYEDYEVLEELTGEEMIGWAYEHPLAEEVPDHASHEGAHQVYAADYVEADRTGLVHSAPGHGEEDFTRGRELGFPIFCPVGSDGVYTEEGGKYEGQFVKEADEEITADLEANGALLASETVTHSYGHCWRCDTGIIQIVTDQWFITITDVKEELLENIEDSEWFPDWARDNRFRDFVEDAPDWNVSRQRYWGIPIPIWTPEGRDDGENMIVVSTREELAERIDQDVDPETVDIHKDVVDDLTITEDGTTYTRVPDVFDVWLDSSVASWGTLNFPGEQEQFDELWPADFILEAHDQTRGWFWSQLGMGTAAMGEVPYDKVLMHGHALDEDGRKMSKSVGNVVEPHEAIERHGSDAMRMFLLSANPQGEDMRFSWDGMRTMENHLRTLWNVFRFPLPYMRLDGFDPSETGLESVDDDLELVDEWVLARLQSTKDEMTEHLEQFRQDRALEALLEFLVEDVSRFYVQAVRERMWDESDSPSKAAAYATIYRVLREVVVLLAPYAPFVTEEIYGTLTGDDGHPTVHMEDWPAVEEYWADPELETDVAYVRAIEEAGANARQQAGRKLRWPVPRVVVAADDERAVEAVERHEDLVADRLNARAVELVGPGQQWGELAYSAEADMSELGPAFGGRAGEVMNALNEARIEEPSLEALEAAVSDALDGEELTEAMVSFVTQTPDDVAGTAFGLDGDDRGVVYVDASLTDDIESEGYAREVIRRVQEMRKELDLDVEERIALEIEIKDDRVSDLVRQREDLIREEVRAEALRAVDADGPDAYRKTWDVEDVTMELALEPVAAAEASD, encoded by the coding sequence ATGAGCCGGTTCGAGGAGGTGGACGACCAGTACGATCCCCACGCGCTCGAGGAGCGCGTGTTCGACTACTGGGACGAGGTCGACGCCTACGAACGAACGAAGCAGCATCGCGCCGACGGCGAGTCGTTCTTCTTCGTCGACGGCCCGCCGTACACTTCCGGGGCGGCCCACATGGGTACGACCTGGAACAAGAGTCTGAAGGACCTCTACATCCGCTTCAAGCGGATGCAAGGCTACGACGTCACCGACCGACCGGGCTACGACATGCACGGCCTGCCCATCGAGACGAAAGTCGAGGAGGAACTCGGCTTCGAGAACAAGAAGGACATCGAGGCCTACGGCGAGGAGAAATTCATCCAGGCCTGCAAGGAGTACGCCGACGAGCAACTCGAGGGCCTGCAGTCGGACTTCAAGTCCTTCGGCGTCTGGATGGACTGGGACGACCCGTACAAGACGGTCAACCCAGAGTACATGGAGGCCGCGTGGTGGGGCTTCTCGAAGGCCACCGAGCGCGGGCTGGTCGAGCAGGGGCAGCGGAGCATCAGCCAGTGTCCCCGATGTGAAACCGGCCTCGCGAACAACGAGGTCGAGTACGAGGACGTCGAGGATCCCTCGATCTACGTGAAATTCGATCTCGTCGATCGCGAGGGCTCGATCGTCATCTGGACGACCACCCCGTGGACCATCCCCGCGAACGCCTTCACGGCGGTCGATCCGGACCTCGAGTACGTGGGCGTTCGCGCCGAACGAGAGGGCGAGAGCGAGGTACTCTACGTCGCCGAAGCCTGCCTCGAGGGCGTCCTGAAGAAGGGGCGCTACGAGGACTACGAGGTCCTCGAGGAACTCACCGGCGAGGAGATGATCGGCTGGGCGTACGAACACCCCCTCGCGGAGGAAGTTCCGGACCACGCGAGCCACGAGGGCGCCCACCAGGTGTACGCCGCGGACTACGTCGAGGCCGACCGCACGGGCCTCGTCCACTCCGCGCCCGGCCACGGTGAGGAGGACTTTACCCGAGGACGGGAACTCGGGTTCCCGATCTTCTGTCCCGTCGGCAGCGACGGCGTCTACACCGAGGAGGGCGGCAAGTACGAGGGGCAGTTCGTCAAGGAAGCCGACGAGGAGATCACCGCCGACCTCGAGGCAAACGGCGCCCTCCTCGCCTCGGAGACCGTCACCCACAGCTACGGCCACTGCTGGCGGTGTGACACCGGCATCATCCAGATCGTCACCGACCAGTGGTTCATCACGATCACGGACGTCAAGGAGGAACTGCTCGAGAACATCGAGGACAGCGAGTGGTTCCCCGACTGGGCCCGCGACAACCGGTTCCGTGACTTCGTCGAGGACGCCCCCGACTGGAACGTCTCCCGCCAGCGCTACTGGGGAATCCCCATCCCGATCTGGACGCCCGAGGGCCGGGACGACGGCGAGAACATGATCGTCGTCAGCACCCGCGAGGAGCTCGCCGAGCGCATCGACCAGGACGTCGATCCCGAAACCGTCGACATCCACAAGGACGTCGTCGACGACCTCACGATTACCGAGGACGGGACGACCTACACCCGCGTACCGGACGTCTTCGACGTCTGGCTCGACTCCTCGGTGGCGTCGTGGGGGACCCTCAACTTCCCCGGCGAGCAAGAGCAATTCGACGAACTCTGGCCCGCCGACTTCATCCTCGAGGCCCACGACCAGACCCGCGGCTGGTTCTGGTCCCAGCTGGGGATGGGCACCGCCGCAATGGGCGAGGTTCCCTACGACAAAGTGCTGATGCACGGTCACGCGCTGGACGAGGACGGCCGGAAGATGTCCAAGTCCGTTGGCAACGTCGTGGAGCCCCACGAGGCGATCGAGCGCCACGGCTCCGACGCCATGCGGATGTTCCTGCTCTCAGCGAACCCGCAGGGCGAGGATATGCGCTTCTCGTGGGATGGCATGCGGACGATGGAGAACCACCTCCGGACGCTCTGGAACGTGTTCCGATTCCCGCTTCCGTACATGCGGCTGGACGGGTTCGATCCGAGCGAGACGGGGCTCGAGTCGGTCGACGACGATCTGGAACTCGTGGACGAGTGGGTCCTCGCCCGCCTCCAGTCCACGAAGGACGAGATGACCGAACACCTCGAGCAGTTCCGCCAGGACCGGGCGCTCGAGGCGCTGCTCGAGTTCCTCGTCGAGGACGTCTCCCGGTTCTACGTCCAGGCGGTCCGCGAGCGCATGTGGGACGAATCGGACAGCCCCTCGAAGGCGGCCGCGTACGCGACGATCTACCGCGTCCTCCGCGAGGTCGTTGTGCTGCTCGCGCCCTACGCACCGTTCGTCACCGAGGAGATCTACGGCACCCTCACTGGCGACGACGGCCACCCGACGGTCCACATGGAAGACTGGCCCGCGGTCGAGGAGTACTGGGCCGATCCCGAACTCGAGACCGACGTGGCCTACGTCCGCGCCATCGAGGAGGCGGGGGCGAACGCCCGCCAGCAGGCCGGGCGAAAGCTCCGCTGGCCCGTCCCGCGCGTGGTCGTCGCCGCGGACGACGAACGCGCCGTCGAGGCTGTCGAGCGCCACGAGGACCTCGTGGCCGACCGACTCAACGCCCGCGCGGTCGAACTCGTCGGCCCCGGCCAGCAGTGGGGCGAACTCGCCTACAGCGCCGAGGCAGACATGAGCGAACTCGGCCCCGCCTTCGGCGGCCGCGCCGGCGAGGTCATGAACGCCCTCAACGAGGCCCGGATCGAAGAACCGAGTCTCGAGGCGCTCGAGGCAGCCGTCTCGGACGCGCTTGACGGCGAGGAACTGACCGAGGCAATGGTCTCGTTCGTCACCCAGACCCCTGACGACGTGGCCGGCACCGCGTTCGGCCTCGACGGCGACGACAGGGGTGTCGTCTACGTCGACGCCTCGCTCACCGACGACATCGAGAGCGAGGGCTATGCAAGGGAAGTCATCCGCCGCGTCCAGGAGATGCGCAAGGAACTCGACCTGGACGTCGAGGAGCGCATCGCGCTCGAGATCGAGATCAAGGACGACCGCGTGTCCGACCTCGTCCGCCAGCGCGAGGACCTGATCCGCGAGGAGGTCCGCGCCGAGGCGCTTCGAGCGGTCGACGCGGACGGCCCCGACGCCTACCGGAAGACGTGGGACGTCGAGGACGTGACGATGGAGTTGGCACTCGAGCCAGTTGCGGCGGCGGAAGCGTCCGATTGA
- a CDS encoding YqcI/YcgG family protein has translation MNEPGVGALLDQATLEARVESGAVPDWVGAHYENFTDGLLGSHDGSPFPCYFGVESVQKGWPLYTTVESMTDRDALFELGEAILEYLEVYECHSELASLVTFFRPPERELREREYHEALWHILQVLHAHDPEPWPEDIPTDPDTSTWEFCFGGEPMFPTCRAPFYDVRRSRYCPIGLEITFQPRALFEGITADTAAGQRARTVIQGRLEDYDGVCPHADLGDWGVEGDREWVQYMLSSEESQSPDACPMQVSRDHPKGPVVIGE, from the coding sequence ATGAACGAGCCAGGCGTGGGCGCTCTCCTGGACCAGGCGACTCTCGAGGCGCGCGTCGAATCGGGCGCGGTCCCCGACTGGGTCGGGGCGCACTACGAGAACTTCACCGACGGGCTCCTCGGGAGCCACGACGGCAGCCCCTTCCCCTGTTACTTCGGCGTCGAATCCGTCCAGAAGGGATGGCCGCTGTACACCACCGTCGAGTCGATGACCGACAGGGACGCCCTCTTCGAGCTGGGCGAAGCTATCCTCGAGTACCTCGAGGTGTACGAATGTCACAGCGAACTGGCCTCGCTGGTGACGTTCTTCAGGCCGCCCGAACGCGAGTTGCGGGAGCGAGAGTACCACGAAGCCCTCTGGCACATTTTGCAAGTGCTCCACGCCCACGACCCCGAGCCCTGGCCCGAGGACATCCCGACCGATCCCGACACCAGTACCTGGGAGTTCTGCTTCGGCGGCGAGCCCATGTTCCCGACCTGCCGGGCCCCGTTCTACGATGTCCGGCGGAGTCGCTACTGTCCAATCGGCCTCGAGATCACCTTCCAGCCCCGCGCGCTGTTCGAGGGGATCACCGCCGACACGGCCGCCGGACAGCGCGCTCGAACGGTCATCCAGGGTCGCCTCGAGGACTACGACGGCGTCTGCCCCCACGCCGACCTCGGGGACTGGGGCGTCGAGGGCGACCGCGAGTGGGTGCAGTACATGCTCTCCTCGGAGGAGTCACAGTCGCCCGACGCCTGTCCTATGCAGGTGAGCCGCGACCACCCGAAGGGACCGGTCGTCATCGGCGAGTGA